The region CAGTTGTAAGAGATGGACAAATAGTAATAAGACCTATGATGAATTTATGCTTGACTATAGATCATAGATTAGTTGATGGTTTAGCTGGTGCTAAATTTATGCAAGATTTAAAGAAATTATTAGAAAATCCAATTATGATGTTAGTGTAAAGGGGAGAAAAAATATGGCGACAGAAGTAATCATGCCAAAACTTGGTGTTGATATGCAAGAAGGACAAATACTAGAATGGAAGAAAAAAGAGGGCGATGAAGTAAAAGAAGGAGAAATTCTTCTTGAAATTATGTCTGATAAAACAAATATGGAATTAGAAGCTGAAGTTTCAGGAACTTTATTGAAAATATTAAGAAAAGATGGTGAAACAGTTCCAGTAACAGAAGTAATAGCATATATAGGTAAAAAAGGTGAGGTTATAAATCCAGAAGGAGCTAATAAGGAAACAGAAGTTAAAGAAGAAAAAGTGGAAAAAGAAACAAAAGCTTCAAAAGACTATGATATAATAGTTATAGGTGGAGGACCAGCAGGATATTATTGTGCAATTAGAGCAGCTCAATTGGGAGCTAAGGCTTTGGTAATAGAAAAAATTGAAGTTGGTGGAACTTGCTTAAATAGAGGATGTATACCAACAAAAACATATCTAAAGAATGCAGAAATAATAGAAAATATACAACACGCTAAAAAAAGAGGTATAATATTAAAGGATGAAAAATATACTGTTGATATGGATAAAACAGTTGATGTAAAAAATAACGTAGTTAAGACATTAACTAATGGTATTAAAGGCTTATTCAGAAGCTATGGTATAGATTGTATAAATGGTATAGGTAAAGTACAAAAAGATAAGACAGTATTAGTTAATGATAAGAAATTTACAGCTGATAAGATAGTTATAGCTACAGGATCTAAAGTAAGTAAAATAAATATACCAGGTATAGAAAGTAAATTAGTTTTAACAAGTGATGATATACTTGAATTAAGACAAGTACCAGAAACATTAGGAATCATAGGTGGAGGAGTTGTAGGAGTTGAATTAGCTCAAGCCTTCAATTCATTCGGTTCAAATGTAACAATTATTGAAATGTCTGATAGATTAGTTCCATCATGTGATGAAGAAGTTTCACAAGTATTGAGAAAATCACTTGAAAGTAAAGGAATAAAGATATTAACATCAAGTAGATTAAATTCTATTGAAGAAAAAGAAGGAAGATTAACACTTAAATTAGAAGGTAAAGAAGATGTAGTTGTTGATAAAGCACTATTATCAATAGGAAGAGTTCCAGAATTAACAGGTACTGAAGATTTAGGTCTTGAACTTGAAAGAGGTAGAATAAAAGTTAATGAATATATGGAAACTAATATAGAAGGAATTTATGCACCTGGAGATGTAAATGGTATTAAAATGTTAGCTCATGCAGCATTTAGAATGGGAGAATTGGTTGCAGAAAATGCAATGCAAGGAAATAAGAGAAAAATAAAATTAGCTTCTACTCCTGCAGCTGTATATACAATGCCAGAAATAGGTATGGTTGGATTGACAGAAACACAAGCTAGAGAAAAATATGATATTTCTGTAGGTAAATTCAACTTTGCAGGTAATGGTAGAGCTATAGCTTCAGATGAAACAACAGGTTTTGTAAAAGTAATTGCAGATAAGAAATATGGAGAAATATTAGGAGTACATATTATAGGTCCAGCAGCTGCAGAAATAATAAATGAAGCAGCTACATTAGTAGAAATGGAAATTACTGTAGATGAAGTAGCTAAAACTATACATGGACATCCAACATTCTCAGAAGCTTTATATGAAGCTTGTCTTGATGTCTTAGGAGAAGCTATACATTTACCAAAAAAGATAAATAAATAGAAGAGGGTAAAAATAAATGAAGTATATAGTTAGTAAAACGAATGATACACATTTTAATATGGCAATGGAAGAATATTGCTTTAAAAAATTAACAGATGAAGAAGAAATTTTTATACTGTGGATAAATCAACCATCAATAATTATAGGTAAACATCAAAATGCAATAGAAGAAATTAATGCAGAATATGTAAGAGAAAATAATATTTGTGTTGCAAGAAGAGTTTCAGGTGGAGGAGCAGTTTACCACGATTTAAATAATCTAAATTATACTATTATTTCTTCAAAAGTAGGAAATGAAGCTTTTGATTTTAAAACTTTTTCACAACCAGTTATAAATGTACTAAAAAAATTAGGAGTTAATGCTGAATTTACAGGAAGAAATGATATACAAATAGATAATAAAAAGATTTGTGGAAATGCACAAGCATATTTCAATGGTAGAATGATGCATCATGGTTGTCTTTTATTTGATGTAGATTTAACAGTTTTAACAAAAGCTCTTAAGGTATCTAAGGATAAAATAGAATCAAAAGGAATAAAATCAGTAAGAAGTAGAGTTACTAATATATTGAATGAATTACCTAAAAAGATTACTATAAAGCAATTTATGGATATGATATTAGAAGAAATGAAGAGTACCAAAAAAGATTTTACTGAATATGTATTTACAGAAAAACAATTAGAAGAAATAAAGCATGCAAGAGATACAAAACAAGCCACATGGGATTGGGTATACGGCAAGGCTCCAGACTATAATATAAAAAGAGGGGTTAAGTATCAATCTGGTAAAATTACAACATATGCAGATGTACAAGGATCAATTATTAAAAATATTAAAATATATGGAGATTTCTTTGGTATTAAGGATGTTGATGATATTGAAAAAGTTTTGATAGGTAGAAGATATACTTACAAGGATGTACTAGAAGCTTTAAAAGACATTGATATATCAAAATATTTCTTAGGTATAACAAAAGAAGAAGTAGCTAAAGCAATATGTGAGATATAGGAGGAGTTATAATGAAATTAACAGAAGAAATGAAAAAAATGTTTTCTGAACAATTACCAATAATAGCAACTGTAAATGAAGACTTGACTGCTAATGTAGGTCCTAAAAGATCAGGAAGAATTTATGATGATGAAACTATAGTTTTTAATGAAAATACAGCTGGAAGAACAGAAAAAAACATAGAAAGAACAGGTAATGTTACAATAATAGTAGTAGATCGTGAAAAATTAGATGGTTATAGATTTATTGGAAAGGCAAAAGTATATAAAGAAGGAAAGTATTACGAAGAAGCTAAAAAATGGGCTGAAGGTAAAATGGGAGTTCCAAAAGCTGTAACAGTAATAAAAATTGAAAGAATAGATACTTTAAAATCAGGTCCTACAGCTGGACAAGAAATTAAATAATTATATTAAAAATAGCTAGTTGGTTACTAGCTATTTTTATGATATAATATAAAAAAAATATGGAGAAAATATACATTTAGTAAAGTGATAGACCTTTAAAAATGGAGGAAAAATGAAAAGAGAATTAGCATTAGAATTTGCTAGAGTTACTGAAGCTGCTGCATTAGCAGCATATAAATGGATAGGTAGAGGTAATAAGGAAGCAGCCGATCAAGCTGGTGTTGATGCCATGAGAACTATACTTAATAGAATTAAGATAGATGGAGAAATTGTTATAGGTGAAGGAGAAATAGATGAAGCACCTATGCTATATATTGGTGAAAAAGTAGGCTTAAAAGACAACAATGTTAATTATGAAAAGGTGGATATAGCAGTAGATCCAATAGAAGGTACAAGAATGACAGCACTTGCTCAATCAAATGCTTTAGCAGTATTAGCTGTTGCTAAAGGAGGAACATTTTTAAAAGCTCCTGATATGTATATGGAAAAATTAATAGTAGGACCTGAAGCTAAGGGTTTGATAGATTTATCAAAACCACTTATAGAAAATATTGAGATAGTAGCAAAGGCTAAGAATAAGAAGATAACAGATCTAATGATAGTTGTATTAGATAAGCCAAGACATAAGGAAATAATAAAGGATTTACAAGAAAAAGGTATAAAGGTATATGCCTTACCTGATGGAGATGTTGCAGGGTCAATATTAACATGTATGCCAGATTCAGAAGTTGATATGCTATATGGCATAGGTGGAGCTCCCGAAGGTGTTATATCTGCTGCTGTAATAAAAGTTATGGGTGGAGATATGCAAGCAAGGCTTAAATTAAGATCAGAAGTTAAAGGAATATCACTTGAAAATGATAAAATTTCTAATTTTGAAAAAGTAAGATGTGAAAAAAGAGGTTTACATGTAGGTGATGTTTTAACATTAAAAGATTTAGTTAATACAGATGAAATAATCTTTTCAGCAACTGGAGTAACTAGTGGAGATTTACTTGAAGGTGTTAGAAGAAAGGGAGATATAGCCAGAACTCAAACCTTATTAGTTAGAGGTTCATCTAAAACAATTAGATATATTAATTCGATACATAATTTAAATTATAAGGATCCAAATATAACTCATTTATTAAAATAGGAAAGTTTTAAAGCTTTCCCTTTTTAATTGTAAGAAATAATTAAATAGTGTATAATAAAAATAAAAACGGAGTAATTATTTATGAATAAAAAAGTTGTTGTAGGTATGTCTGGAGGTGTTGATTCTTCTGTAACAGCCTTACTTTTAAAACAACAAGGGTACGATGTGATAGGTGTATTCATGAAAAATTGGGAAGAAAAAGATGAAAATGGTCAATGTACCAGTGAACAAGATTATTTGGATGCACAAGAAGTTGCAAAAAGTATAGGTATTCCTTGTTTTTCAGTTAATTTTGTAAAAGAATATTGGGATAGAGTTTTTGAATATTTTTTAGAAGAATATAGAAAAGGAAGAACACCTAATCCAGATGTAATGTGTAATAAAGAAATAAAATTTAAAGCTTTTTTAGAATATGCTTTTAGTTTGGGGGCAGATTATGTAGCTACAGGGCATTATGCTAAAGTAATACATAGTGATAAGGGAGCAATTCTATTAAGGGGAATAGATGATAATAAAGATCAGTCATATTTCTTATCTGAATTATCAAAAGAACAATTAGAAAAGGTTATATTTCCTTTGGGAGATTATACAAAGCCAGAAATACGAAAAATAGCAGAAGAGTATAATTTAAAAACAGCTAAGAAAAAGGATAGTACAGGTATTTGCTTTATAGGAGAAAGAGATTTTAATAAATTTTTAAGCCAATATTTACCTTCAAAAGCAGGTAACATTGTTGATAACAAGGGTAGAATATTAGGCAGACATAATGGACTTATGTACTATACTATAGGACAAAGAAAAGGTATAGGTATAGGTAATAGCAAAGAAGGAAATGGACAACCATATTTTGTTGCTTATAAAAATTTGGAAAAAAATGAATTAGTTGTTTCTCAGGGGGATACAAGCATACTTTATTCTAAAGGTTTAATATGTAAAGATTTTAATATTATAAATTCTGAAATAATTAATTTTCCATTAAGATGTACTGTGAAATTTAGATATAGACAAAAAGATGTAGCTGCGACTATATATAAAAAGGAAAATTCTAGTATTCAAGTTATATTTGATGAACCACAACGAGCTGTTACAGAAGGTCAAATTATTGTTGGATATTTAGCTAACATTTGTATAGGTGGAGGAGCCATTGATGAAATAATAAAATAGGAGATGGTTTTATGTTCTGGGATTTTTTGTTGGGAAAAAAGAAGGAAGAAAAAGGAAAAGAAAAGATAGTTGAAAAAATAAAAATAAATGATGATAATGGAGAATTAATAGAAGTAGATAAAAAGAAATGGCTGGAAGATTTAGAACAATTTTTAGCATCTAATGCAAGTCTTAATAAAAAATATGATAAATTAGAACTTGCAATAAGTTATGGAGTTTCTAAAGATGTTGTGACATATTGCTTAAGATTATATAGTAAATATCCTCAAGATCAAAGATGTGCTAGTCTACTTTTTCAATGCTATGAAAAAAATGGATTATATTCGGATGCAATAGATGTATATGAAAAATATTCAAAAAATGGGAATTCTTTGACTTATGCAATGTATTATGAAATGGCACTTGCTCAAGAACAAATTGGTGATATTCAAGGTATGGAAAAGAGCTTATTTTTTTCTATATCTTTAAATAAGAATTACACTAAGGCCTTGTATAAACTTAAGGAATTGGTAAAGAAACAATATGATTCAGAAGATTATTTGAAGTGGTTGCAAGAACAAGCAGCCGTTCTTAATTCGTGGTTTTTATATAAAGAAATAGGAGATATATATTACAAAAATAATAATTTAGATAAATGCATAGAAAATTATCTTAAGAGTTTACAATTTCATTTAACAGATGACCATTTATATGAAGTGGCAAAATTTTTATTAATTAATAATAGATATGTAGATTTTGAAAATTATATTTTACCTTTATATGACATTTCAACTAATGAAGAAAAAATTCATCAAATTATATTAAATTTTTATTTTAAAGATAATCAATGTGATAAAGGTCTTAATTTATTATATCAATTGTACGAAAGACAAAATTTAAATGAAAATTTCTATATTTATGAAAAGCAATTTTTAAAGAAAAAATTAAAAAATGAAAGCTTAGCAAAGTATAATTCATATTTGAAAAAAGATTCATGGGGAAAGACAAAGAGTTTACTTTTAAAAGAACCGATATATAATATGCTATTTAAGGAAGAAAAAGACAAAAAAAATGGGAAGACTATACTTATTTTACCCTTTGTTTTAAATACTAAATTTAAATTACAAGATAAAATAATAGATATTTCAAAAAATATACATTTATACCTAAATGAAAAAATTGATATATTAACAAATCTAAGAAGTGCTAGTGTATTTTTATATGATGATTTAGGTGTGAAGCTTATAAGAAATGAATATAGTACAGAGTATTTCGAAAGATTAAAAAAGGGTATTTCTAATTTAGATATGATATTAACAGGGCAATTGAATGTGAAAGATGAGCTAGGTTCTTTTGAGTTTAAAATTTTTACCTATGATTTGAATGCTAAGCAAAGAATTGAAAGATTTAAAATTGACACAAGTTGTGAAACTTTCAATCAAGCTATTAATAAATTTTTTAATTCTACACTTGAAGTATTATCAAATGAAAAAATAAATAAAAAAGATATAGAAGATAAAAAATTTATGGAGTATTATTCAGACTATATTGATATAATATTAAATGTTTTTGGATATAATAAATATAGAGTATATGAAGCTGATAAAATTTTAAGATACTATTTAAAAGAAACAAATATTAATGAAAATACGCTTAATATAGCCTTATCATTAATAAAAAAGATATCTAGTGCCTTACCAATAATAAAGGAAAGATATAATGCAAAAATTTATGAAATAATATCAAAAGGTACTTATTCTGAAAAAGTTTTTGAAAAATTTTATCTAGTGTTTGGAGATAAAAATGAAGAAAATTCTATATAATTTAGCAACTTTAGCTTTACTTATCTTTTTGATTTTAAAATTGTTAGTTGATTATTGTAAAGTTCCAAGCATATATATAACTGTAGGAGGAATTGTATTAACATTGCTCTATTGCATATATTTTTCAAAAAAATACACGATTATGAGATTCAATTTAAAAGGTCTTTGCTTGCTAATTTTAGTA is a window of Sneathia sanguinegens DNA encoding:
- a CDS encoding lipoate--protein ligase; protein product: MKYIVSKTNDTHFNMAMEEYCFKKLTDEEEIFILWINQPSIIIGKHQNAIEEINAEYVRENNICVARRVSGGGAVYHDLNNLNYTIISSKVGNEAFDFKTFSQPVINVLKKLGVNAEFTGRNDIQIDNKKICGNAQAYFNGRMMHHGCLLFDVDLTVLTKALKVSKDKIESKGIKSVRSRVTNILNELPKKITIKQFMDMILEEMKSTKKDFTEYVFTEKQLEEIKHARDTKQATWDWVYGKAPDYNIKRGVKYQSGKITTYADVQGSIIKNIKIYGDFFGIKDVDDIEKVLIGRRYTYKDVLEALKDIDISKYFLGITKEEVAKAICEI
- a CDS encoding tetratricopeptide repeat protein is translated as MFWDFLLGKKKEEKGKEKIVEKIKINDDNGELIEVDKKKWLEDLEQFLASNASLNKKYDKLELAISYGVSKDVVTYCLRLYSKYPQDQRCASLLFQCYEKNGLYSDAIDVYEKYSKNGNSLTYAMYYEMALAQEQIGDIQGMEKSLFFSISLNKNYTKALYKLKELVKKQYDSEDYLKWLQEQAAVLNSWFLYKEIGDIYYKNNNLDKCIENYLKSLQFHLTDDHLYEVAKFLLINNRYVDFENYILPLYDISTNEEKIHQIILNFYFKDNQCDKGLNLLYQLYERQNLNENFYIYEKQFLKKKLKNESLAKYNSYLKKDSWGKTKSLLLKEPIYNMLFKEEKDKKNGKTILILPFVLNTKFKLQDKIIDISKNIHLYLNEKIDILTNLRSASVFLYDDLGVKLIRNEYSTEYFERLKKGISNLDMILTGQLNVKDELGSFEFKIFTYDLNAKQRIERFKIDTSCETFNQAINKFFNSTLEVLSNEKINKKDIEDKKFMEYYSDYIDIILNVFGYNKYRVYEADKILRYYLKETNINENTLNIALSLIKKISSALPIIKERYNAKIYEIISKGTYSEKVFEKFYLVFGDKNEENSI
- the glpX gene encoding class II fructose-bisphosphatase, whose translation is MKRELALEFARVTEAAALAAYKWIGRGNKEAADQAGVDAMRTILNRIKIDGEIVIGEGEIDEAPMLYIGEKVGLKDNNVNYEKVDIAVDPIEGTRMTALAQSNALAVLAVAKGGTFLKAPDMYMEKLIVGPEAKGLIDLSKPLIENIEIVAKAKNKKITDLMIVVLDKPRHKEIIKDLQEKGIKVYALPDGDVAGSILTCMPDSEVDMLYGIGGAPEGVISAAVIKVMGGDMQARLKLRSEVKGISLENDKISNFEKVRCEKRGLHVGDVLTLKDLVNTDEIIFSATGVTSGDLLEGVRRKGDIARTQTLLVRGSSKTIRYINSIHNLNYKDPNITHLLK
- the lpdA gene encoding dihydrolipoyl dehydrogenase: MATEVIMPKLGVDMQEGQILEWKKKEGDEVKEGEILLEIMSDKTNMELEAEVSGTLLKILRKDGETVPVTEVIAYIGKKGEVINPEGANKETEVKEEKVEKETKASKDYDIIVIGGGPAGYYCAIRAAQLGAKALVIEKIEVGGTCLNRGCIPTKTYLKNAEIIENIQHAKKRGIILKDEKYTVDMDKTVDVKNNVVKTLTNGIKGLFRSYGIDCINGIGKVQKDKTVLVNDKKFTADKIVIATGSKVSKINIPGIESKLVLTSDDILELRQVPETLGIIGGGVVGVELAQAFNSFGSNVTIIEMSDRLVPSCDEEVSQVLRKSLESKGIKILTSSRLNSIEEKEGRLTLKLEGKEDVVVDKALLSIGRVPELTGTEDLGLELERGRIKVNEYMETNIEGIYAPGDVNGIKMLAHAAFRMGELVAENAMQGNKRKIKLASTPAAVYTMPEIGMVGLTETQAREKYDISVGKFNFAGNGRAIASDETTGFVKVIADKKYGEILGVHIIGPAAAEIINEAATLVEMEITVDEVAKTIHGHPTFSEALYEACLDVLGEAIHLPKKINK
- the mnmA gene encoding tRNA 2-thiouridine(34) synthase MnmA → MNKKVVVGMSGGVDSSVTALLLKQQGYDVIGVFMKNWEEKDENGQCTSEQDYLDAQEVAKSIGIPCFSVNFVKEYWDRVFEYFLEEYRKGRTPNPDVMCNKEIKFKAFLEYAFSLGADYVATGHYAKVIHSDKGAILLRGIDDNKDQSYFLSELSKEQLEKVIFPLGDYTKPEIRKIAEEYNLKTAKKKDSTGICFIGERDFNKFLSQYLPSKAGNIVDNKGRILGRHNGLMYYTIGQRKGIGIGNSKEGNGQPYFVAYKNLEKNELVVSQGDTSILYSKGLICKDFNIINSEIINFPLRCTVKFRYRQKDVAATIYKKENSSIQVIFDEPQRAVTEGQIIVGYLANICIGGGAIDEIIK
- a CDS encoding pyridoxamine 5'-phosphate oxidase family protein, which codes for MMKLTEEMKKMFSEQLPIIATVNEDLTANVGPKRSGRIYDDETIVFNENTAGRTEKNIERTGNVTIIVVDREKLDGYRFIGKAKVYKEGKYYEEAKKWAEGKMGVPKAVTVIKIERIDTLKSGPTAGQEIK